A stretch of Lathyrus oleraceus cultivar Zhongwan6 chromosome 6, CAAS_Psat_ZW6_1.0, whole genome shotgun sequence DNA encodes these proteins:
- the LOC127098073 gene encoding ubiquitin-conjugating enzyme E2 7, with protein MSQASLLLQKQLKDLCKAPLDGFSAGLVDESNVFVWNVTIIGPPDSLYEGGFFNAIMSFPSDYPQNPPKMKFTSEIWHPNVYSDGTVCISILHPPGDDPVGYEDSGERWLPVHTVGSISLSIISMLSSPNIESPANIEAAIEWRDNRGEFKKKVTRCVRKSQEM; from the exons ATGTCACAAGCAAGCCTTCTCCTCCAAAAGCAACTCAAAG ATCTTTGTAAGGCTCCTTTAGATGGCTTCTCAGCAGGTTTGGTTGATGAGAGCAATGTGTTTGTATGGAATGTCACCATCATTGGTCCACCTGATTCTCTCTA TGAAGGAGGGTTTTTCAATGCAATCATGAGTTTTCCTTCTGATTATCCTCAGAATCCACCAAAAATGAAGTTTACTTCTGAGATTTGGCATCCAAATG TTTACTCTGATGGAACTGTCTGCATTTCAATTCTTCACCCTCCTGGTGATGATCCAGTTGGTTATGAAGATTCCGGAGAGCGCTGGTTGCCTGTTCATACG GTTGGAAGCATATCTCTGAGCATTATATCAATGCTTTCAAGCCCGAATATCGAGTCTCCTGCAAACATAGAGGCTGCG ATAGAATGGAGAGATAATAGAGGTGAATTCAAAAAGAAAGTGACTCGCTGTGTAAGGAAGTCTCAAGAAATGTAA